A region from the Phaenicophaeus curvirostris isolate KB17595 chromosome 28, BPBGC_Pcur_1.0, whole genome shotgun sequence genome encodes:
- the MIDN gene encoding midnolin, with translation MDPQPRSCSRGAPACEVVPNEPPMNLYINTTTGTRYELSVPAEETVEGLKRRLSQRLKVPKERLALLHKESRLSSGKLQDLGVVEGSKLTLVPTVEAGLMSQASRPEQSVMQALESLTETQVNDFLSGRSPLTLALRVGDHMMFVQLQLAAQQSSGQLQHRHVIASRGEAGATTSPHCRTLHGGTGSGFTRIPVVPTCQQNPAPSPAPATPVPPMYCNAPHPAPITAGMFRSHGASTQTVNSSVVSSCSEVDCGPRSSSSPGSSPAPTSRSRKPGAVIESFVNHAPGVFSGTFSGTLHPNCQDSSGRPRRDIGTILQILNDLLSATRHYQGMPQSLTQLRCQTQFSSSSPPASPDLATKTTSEPLPAAAASPPLHPVVQCQSQIRMCKPSGDRLRQTENRATRCKVERLQLLMQQKRLRRKARRDARAPYHWLPNRKSSRTNSNSSVSSEGSLDLDFEDSVWKPEVKADMKSEFVVA, from the exons ATGGACCCGcagcccaggagctgcagccgcGGGGCTCCCGCCTGCGAGGTGGTCCCGAACGAGCCCCCCATGAACCTCTACATCAACACCACCACCGGCACCCGCTATGAGCTCTCCGTGCCCGCCGAGGAGACGGTGGAGGGGCTGAAGAGGCGCCTGTCCCAGCGGCTCAAGGTGCCCAAGGAGCGGCTGGCTCTGCTGCACAAAGAGAG TCGCCTCAGTTCTGGGAAGCTGCAGGACCTGGGGGTCGTGGAAGGAAGCAAGCTGACCCTGGTGCCCACTGTGGAGGCCGGCTTGATG tcccaGGCATCCAGGCCAGAACAGTCGGTGATGCAAGCTCTGGAAAGCTTAACTGAAACTCAG GTCAACGACTTCTTGTCGGGTCGGTCCCCGCTGACGCTGGCCCTGCGTGTGGGCGACCACATGATGTTCGTGCAGCTCCAGCTGGCAGCTCAACAGAGCAGCGGGCAGCTCCAGCACCGGCACGTCATCGCCAGCCGCGGCGAGGCAGGGGCCACCACCAGCCCCCACTGCCGGACGCTGCACGGCGGTACCGGCTCTGGCTTCACCCGCATCCCCGTGGTGCCCACGTGCCAGCAGAacccagcccccagccccgcgccAGCCACACCGGTCCCCCCCATGTACTGTAACGCCCCTCACCCTGCTCCCATCACCGCTGGGATGTTCCGGTCGCATGGGGCCAGCACGCAGACAGTGAACAGCAGCGTGGTCTCCTCCTGCTCAGAG GTCGACTGTGGCCcccgcagcagcagctccccggGCAGCAGCCCTGCCCCCACGTCCCGATCCCGCAAACCTGGGGCAGTCATCGAGAGCTTCGTCAACCACGCGCCTGGGGTCTTCTCAGGGACCTTCTCCG GCACTTTGCACCCCAACTGTCAGGACAGCAGCGGGCGGCCGCGTCGGGACATCGGCACCATCCTGCAGATCCTGAACGACCTCCTCAGCGCCACGCGACACTACCAGGGCATGCCTCAGTCCCTGACGCAGCTCCGCTGCCAGACGCagttctcctcctcctcgcctccagcatccccagacCTCGCCACCAAAACTACCTCAGAGCCGCTGCCGgcggccgccgcctccccgcccCTGCACCCCGTCGTCCAGTGCCAAAGCCAGATCCGGATGTGCAAGCCCAGCG GGGATCGTTTGCGTCAGACGGAGAACCGGGCGACGCGCTGCAAGGTGGAGcggctgcagctgctgatgcAGCAGAAGCGGCTGCGCCGAAAGGCTCGCCGGGACGCCCGGGCTCCCTACCACTGGCTGCCCAACCGCAAGTCCAGCCGCaccaacagcaacagcagcgTCTCCAGCGAGGG